One window of Desulfonatronovibrio magnus genomic DNA carries:
- the cas7c gene encoding type I-C CRISPR-associated protein Cas7/Csd2 codes for MSLSNKVDFAVVFRVKNANPNGDPLNGNRPRTTYEGYGEVSDVCIKRKIRNRLMEEGENIFVQSDDNKLDNYTSLKARADGTLKEIKDKDEIVKKACEVWFDVRAFGQVMAYKGKNKGTGVSIPIRGPVSIHSAFSVEPVNVSSIQITKSVSGEGEGTKKGSDTMGMKHRVDSAVYICYGSMSPQLSTKTGFSDEDAAIIKKILPRLFENDASSARPDGSMEVLNVVWWKHNSKNGQVSSAKVHRSMHVEIKSDGTVVLQFDDLDKLSPEVIDGY; via the coding sequence ATGTCGTTAAGTAATAAAGTTGATTTTGCAGTTGTTTTCAGAGTCAAGAATGCCAATCCTAATGGAGACCCTTTAAATGGCAACCGCCCCAGAACGACCTATGAAGGGTATGGAGAGGTTTCTGATGTATGTATAAAGCGCAAGATTCGCAATAGGTTAATGGAAGAGGGTGAAAATATTTTTGTTCAATCTGACGATAATAAACTGGATAATTATACTAGTCTTAAAGCTCGTGCTGATGGCACTTTGAAAGAAATTAAGGATAAAGATGAAATCGTCAAAAAAGCTTGCGAGGTTTGGTTCGATGTTCGTGCCTTTGGGCAGGTCATGGCTTACAAAGGCAAAAATAAAGGAACAGGAGTTTCAATTCCAATTCGAGGTCCCGTTTCGATACATTCAGCTTTTAGCGTAGAACCTGTGAATGTGAGCAGTATACAGATTACAAAAAGCGTTAGTGGTGAGGGTGAAGGCACTAAAAAAGGTTCAGACACAATGGGTATGAAGCATCGAGTTGATTCGGCAGTATATATATGTTATGGATCAATGAGTCCACAACTATCAACGAAAACCGGCTTTAGTGATGAAGATGCAGCCATAATTAAAAAAATTCTCCCTCGTCTGTTTGAAAATGATGCTTCATCAGCAAGGCCTGATGGCAGTATGGAGGTTCTTAATGTTGTCTGGTGGAAGCATAACAGCAAAAACGGCCAGGTATCTTCTGCAAAGGTGCATAGAAGTATGCATGTTGAAATCAAAAGTGATGGGACTGTTGTACTTCAATTTGACGACTTAGATAAATTGAGCCCCGAGGTTATTGATGGCTATTAA
- the cas8c gene encoding type I-C CRISPR-associated protein Cas8c/Csd1, protein MSWMEKLYKTYENVHEQHVGKDNDKVPLWPSCHITQNIQVEVVLNDKAQILRARVIPKEQSMTIIPATEGSAGRTGKALKPHPIFDKLQYISKDYNDYGGTKESGFDEFMSLLNDWCNSQYSHHKVTLVKDYLLNGTLISDLIEKRILYVDSDLKLLMKWEDKQTDPPEIFSVLPASSSQTDIFVRFGVEIPGDPASELWMDKSVWESWSRFLKSYGNKQIGLCYITGEETILALNHPKKIRHSGDGAKLVSSNDTSGYTFRGRFDRAIEACGIGMDITQKAHSALRWLIGRQSWRGTGDSNFSVVAWAVEGDDLPYPLADTYELFQDSIGEIPSKADSYTAQDFGKRLAKMISGYSQKLGDTADIVVMALDSASPGRMSIKYYRELTGSEFLERLKKWHTKSAWFQNFGQDKHFFGAPSPKSIAKAAYGSRLDDNLKKSTVERLLPCIVDGAPIPKDLVDSCVRRASNRIGLEKWEWEACLGVACALYNSFKGGYSMALERKRNSRDYLYGRLLALADRLERSSLDTTGENRETNASRLMHRFSIKPFTTWKIINDSLSPHRVRLRANLPGILGYLENEFDEVFNLFKSEDFISDDKLTGEYLLGFHCQRSYLRQSKKTKEAMAVNQE, encoded by the coding sequence ATGAGCTGGATGGAGAAACTTTATAAAACTTATGAAAATGTTCATGAACAGCATGTTGGCAAGGACAATGACAAAGTTCCACTTTGGCCAAGCTGTCATATCACTCAAAACATTCAGGTTGAAGTTGTTTTGAATGATAAAGCGCAGATATTGAGAGCAAGGGTTATCCCAAAAGAACAGTCAATGACAATAATTCCAGCAACAGAAGGTTCTGCTGGAAGAACAGGAAAAGCCCTTAAACCACATCCAATTTTTGACAAGTTACAATATATTTCAAAAGATTATAATGATTATGGTGGCACAAAAGAGTCAGGATTTGATGAATTTATGTCTTTACTGAATGACTGGTGCAATTCGCAATATTCACATCACAAGGTAACACTGGTCAAGGATTATTTGCTAAATGGGACTTTAATTTCTGATCTCATAGAGAAGAGAATTCTTTATGTAGACAGCGATCTAAAGCTGCTTATGAAGTGGGAAGATAAACAGACTGATCCTCCGGAGATATTCTCAGTTCTTCCTGCATCTTCCTCTCAAACAGATATCTTTGTTCGCTTTGGGGTTGAGATCCCAGGAGACCCTGCATCTGAATTATGGATGGACAAGTCTGTATGGGAGAGTTGGTCCCGTTTTTTGAAATCTTACGGGAATAAACAAATTGGTTTGTGCTACATTACAGGAGAAGAAACCATACTTGCTTTAAATCACCCCAAAAAAATCCGGCACAGTGGAGACGGAGCTAAACTCGTTTCCTCCAATGACACATCTGGCTACACATTCAGAGGGCGATTTGATCGAGCCATAGAGGCTTGCGGGATTGGTATGGACATAACTCAAAAGGCCCATAGCGCCTTGCGTTGGCTTATTGGTAGACAGAGTTGGCGTGGAACAGGCGATAGCAATTTCAGTGTGGTAGCTTGGGCTGTTGAAGGTGATGATCTTCCATACCCCTTGGCAGATACTTATGAACTGTTTCAAGATAGTATTGGCGAAATTCCATCTAAAGCAGATAGTTACACCGCACAGGATTTTGGAAAGCGTCTGGCCAAAATGATATCAGGATATAGCCAGAAATTAGGGGATACTGCGGATATTGTTGTTATGGCTCTCGATTCGGCTTCACCTGGTCGCATGAGCATCAAGTACTATAGAGAATTGACTGGTTCAGAGTTTCTGGAACGTTTAAAAAAGTGGCACACCAAAAGCGCCTGGTTTCAGAATTTTGGTCAAGACAAGCATTTTTTTGGTGCGCCATCGCCTAAGTCCATTGCAAAAGCTGCCTATGGTAGCAGATTGGATGATAATCTTAAAAAATCCACTGTTGAAAGGTTGCTACCTTGTATTGTAGATGGAGCGCCTATTCCTAAAGATCTGGTTGATTCGTGCGTTCGAAGGGCCAGCAACAGGATCGGCCTTGAAAAGTGGGAATGGGAAGCTTGCCTGGGGGTTGCTTGTGCTCTTTATAATAGCTTTAAAGGAGGATATAGTATGGCCTTGGAACGGAAAAGAAATAGCCGTGATTATTTGTATGGGAGACTTTTGGCATTGGCGGATCGCTTGGAAAGAAGTTCTCTGGATACGACTGGGGAAAACAGGGAAACCAATGCCTCCAGACTAATGCACAGGTTTTCAATAAAACCCTTTACTACCTGGAAGATTATTAACGACTCCCTAAGTCCTCATAGGGTGCGTTTAAGGGCAAATTTACCAGGCATTCTCGGTTACCTTGAAAATGAATTTGATGAGGTCTTTAATCTTTTTAAATCTGAAGATTTTATCTCTGATGACAAGTTGACTGGAGAGTATCTTCTTGGTTTTCATTGCCAGCGATCCTACCTCAGGCAGTCAAAAAAAACTAAGGAAGCAATGGCAGTTAATCAAGAATAG
- the cas5c gene encoding type I-C CRISPR-associated protein Cas5c, with protein MKNQIEFKVWGRFALFTDPVTRIGGEKCSYHIPTYEALKGITKSIYWKPSFIWIVDRVRVMKPIRTQSKGIKPLDHVGKGARHDLAIYTYLVDVEYQVQAHFEWNRHRKDLEQDWVDGKHYSIVQRMIERGGRRDICLGARECQGYVEPCMFGEGVSHYQNIDEVSFGLMFHGFDYPDEIGENNLYSRFWWPVMSEGIVEFLSPEKCPTRKFIKQMVPSPPKSNGFAEEGLL; from the coding sequence ATGAAGAATCAAATTGAGTTTAAGGTTTGGGGACGTTTTGCCCTTTTTACTGACCCCGTTACACGCATTGGAGGAGAAAAATGTTCGTACCACATACCTACTTATGAAGCATTAAAAGGTATCACAAAATCAATATATTGGAAGCCGTCATTTATTTGGATTGTAGACAGGGTAAGGGTAATGAAGCCAATACGCACCCAATCCAAGGGGATAAAACCTCTTGATCATGTTGGCAAAGGAGCCCGTCACGACTTAGCTATCTATACCTACTTAGTTGACGTTGAGTATCAGGTTCAGGCGCACTTTGAATGGAACAGACATAGAAAGGATCTTGAGCAGGATTGGGTTGATGGAAAGCATTACTCCATTGTCCAGCGTATGATAGAGCGTGGCGGAAGGCGTGATATATGTCTTGGAGCGAGAGAATGCCAGGGCTATGTCGAGCCATGTATGTTCGGAGAAGGTGTCAGTCATTATCAAAACATTGATGAGGTATCCTTTGGGCTCATGTTTCACGGCTTCGATTATCCTGACGAAATTGGTGAAAACAATCTTTATAGCAGATTCTGGTGGCCAGTTATGTCAGAAGGAATTGTCGAATTTCTCAGTCCTGAAAAATGTCCTACACGTAAGTTTATTAAACAGATGGTTCCCAGTCCCCCAAAATCTAATGGGTTTGCTGAGGAGGGCTTATTATGA
- a CDS encoding CRISPR-associated endonuclease Cas3'' produces MNTYIARTDIHGNITQTVQQHLEEVAVLTKLFSAKINLPIVGELSGLVHDFGKYGNAFQDHINPLTKPLDKKPDHSTAGAQFAWNHLKSINAVASLIKQMIAVCVAGHHGGLMDCISPDGQNLFIKRMDKSFDSTNFMDAFSKADPGIMKRLDSLLCSTEILDEMGQLIKKINESKSSNEIKCFYLGLFTRFLFSMLIDADRLSASGRLKQKKSDWTTLISRLEKRLLSFEADTEVNRIRAHVSQACYNFFNKNKGLYKLKVPTGGAKTLSSLRFALHHARFHCMKRIFYIVPYTSIIDQNAECLRYILEKPSDSEQVVLEHHSNLPADKDTEECRQLAENWDAPIVFTTLVQFLDAFYHGGTRAARRMHRLSDAVIIFDEVQAIPIKTVHLFNNAVNFLVEHCGATAVFCTATQPLLDRVDGSKGAVNFTGGQEQSEIIPKKMDLFKKLRRVVVEDRRKDEGWSISEIGEYAVSEAEFSGSALLVTNTKKAALAVYDYCSSWMNTYHLSTYMCPAHRKTIINSLKESLDKGQHAPFICVSTQLIEAGVDLDFGAVIRFLAGLDSIAQAAGRCNRNGVRDSGRVTIINPNHLVESLSKLYDIQSGKEKAETVLDEYKTNPERFNHDILHPDLMSLFYSYYFYKRSQEMDYPVKNNQILNRDDTLFSLLSSNHLSLKQHARTERKGTGLILNQSFKTAGKIFEVIDSGTTGIIVPYMRGKEIIADICSCTELEKIKTLLKEAQQYSVNIYRFEFEKLKNAGALHNIIMDLDIYALDPQYYNIDTGLVFEPSEPMSLIEA; encoded by the coding sequence GGTAAGTACGGAAATGCTTTTCAGGACCATATTAATCCATTGACCAAGCCCTTAGATAAAAAGCCAGACCACTCAACTGCTGGTGCTCAGTTTGCCTGGAACCACCTCAAGAGTATAAATGCTGTTGCCAGCCTGATTAAACAAATGATTGCCGTGTGCGTTGCTGGTCATCATGGCGGGTTAATGGACTGTATTTCCCCTGATGGGCAAAATCTGTTTATAAAGCGCATGGATAAGTCCTTCGATTCAACAAACTTTATGGATGCCTTCAGTAAAGCAGACCCAGGAATAATGAAGAGGCTTGACAGTTTGTTATGTTCAACAGAGATCCTTGATGAGATGGGGCAATTGATAAAAAAAATCAATGAATCAAAAAGCTCCAATGAGATAAAGTGCTTTTATTTAGGTCTATTCACACGTTTTTTGTTCAGTATGCTAATTGATGCAGATCGATTAAGTGCTTCAGGGCGTTTGAAGCAAAAAAAATCGGACTGGACTACATTGATTTCCCGTCTGGAAAAACGATTGCTTTCTTTTGAAGCTGATACCGAGGTGAACAGAATTAGGGCCCATGTTTCACAAGCATGCTATAATTTTTTCAACAAGAACAAGGGACTTTATAAGCTTAAAGTTCCAACCGGCGGGGCAAAGACGCTTTCCAGCTTAAGATTTGCTCTTCATCATGCCCGGTTTCACTGCATGAAAAGAATATTTTACATCGTTCCTTATACATCAATAATTGACCAGAATGCTGAGTGTCTAAGATATATCCTTGAAAAACCATCTGACTCTGAACAAGTTGTTCTGGAACATCATTCCAATTTGCCTGCGGATAAAGATACAGAAGAATGCAGGCAGTTAGCTGAAAATTGGGATGCTCCAATTGTGTTTACCACCTTGGTACAGTTTCTTGACGCATTTTATCATGGTGGAACAAGGGCTGCCAGGCGCATGCACAGGCTTTCAGATGCAGTCATTATATTTGATGAGGTGCAGGCTATTCCAATTAAAACTGTTCATCTTTTCAATAATGCCGTCAACTTTTTAGTAGAACATTGCGGCGCAACAGCAGTATTCTGTACAGCCACCCAGCCGTTGCTTGATAGGGTTGATGGTTCTAAAGGAGCAGTAAACTTTACTGGTGGGCAGGAACAGTCTGAAATTATCCCCAAAAAAATGGATCTTTTTAAGAAACTTCGCAGAGTAGTAGTTGAAGATAGACGGAAGGACGAAGGCTGGTCAATTAGTGAAATTGGCGAATACGCTGTTAGTGAGGCAGAGTTTTCAGGTAGCGCCCTGCTGGTGACAAATACAAAAAAAGCTGCCTTAGCAGTTTACGATTATTGTTCCTCCTGGATGAATACTTATCATCTCAGTACATATATGTGCCCAGCCCACAGGAAGACTATAATCAACAGTTTGAAGGAAAGTCTTGATAAGGGACAACATGCCCCTTTCATTTGTGTAAGCACTCAATTGATTGAAGCTGGTGTTGATCTCGATTTCGGGGCAGTGATCCGTTTTCTGGCAGGACTTGATTCAATTGCTCAGGCTGCAGGAAGATGCAATAGAAATGGGGTGAGGGATTCTGGACGAGTGACTATTATTAATCCCAATCATTTGGTTGAGAGCCTATCGAAACTCTATGACATTCAATCAGGTAAAGAAAAGGCCGAGACAGTCCTTGATGAATATAAAACTAACCCTGAAAGATTTAATCATGACATACTGCATCCTGATTTAATGAGTTTATTTTACAGCTATTATTTTTACAAACGATCACAGGAAATGGACTATCCAGTTAAAAACAATCAAATATTGAACAGAGATGACACATTGTTCTCTTTATTATCATCCAACCATTTATCTTTAAAACAGCACGCCAGGACCGAAAGAAAGGGAACAGGGCTCATACTGAACCAATCTTTCAAAACTGCTGGAAAAATTTTTGAGGTTATTGATTCGGGTACGACAGGTATAATTGTTCCTTACATGCGTGGAAAAGAAATTATTGCTGATATTTGCTCATGCACTGAGCTGGAAAAAATCAAAACCCTCCTAAAGGAAGCCCAGCAATACTCTGTAAATATTTACCGCTTTGAGTTTGAAAAACTCAAGAATGCTGGTGCTCTGCATAATATAATTATGGATTTAGATATCTACGCTTTAGACCCACAATATTACAACATTGATACTGGTCTGGTCTTTGAGCCGTCCGAGCCGATGTCTTTGATTGAAGCTTGA